AGAAAAAAACCAAATAAGTCGGTAATTAACCCAGGCGCTAGAAGCATGATTCCGCCAGCAAATACACATAACCCGTCTATGACAGCATCGCCTGGTGCTTCCATCCGTTTAAACTGCAACTGAATATCTCGAAATGCTTTTAACCCTTGCTTTTTAGCAAAGTACGCACCAAGTACACCTGTTAGTAGAATGATGAGCAGCGTTTGCATGATTCCAACGTTAGAACCAACCCACATTAGTAAGGCTAGTTCAAGCGCTGGGAGCACAATTATTGCGAGTAGTAATGCTTTCATACATGCCCCTCCTTGTGATTATAGTACGCTAGCGTGACCCTTATAGATGACTCCTGTTTCTGCATCCATGGTAATATCATCACCGTTTACAAGAAGATTCGTTGCGTTATTTACTCCAACAATTACAGGTATTCCTAAACTTAGTCCAACGACAGCCGCATGACTAGTAAGTCCACCTTCTTCTGTTATTAGACCTGCACAACCTTCTATTGCTGGCATCATTTCACGATCGGAACCAATGGTCACAATGATCTTTCCTTTTGCTTCTTCGGCGCTAATTTCACTTGCATTGCGAATGACTACTGCTTCACCATAAGCGACATCTTTTCCAATTCCCTGTCCTTTTGACACAACGTCACCAATGAGATGTACTTTCATCAAATTCGTTGTACCCGCTTCACCTACAGGTACCCCTGCTGTTATTACGACTAAATCTCCATGATCGACATACCCGTGTTCAATACTTTCATCAACCGAACGTTCTAGCACTTCATCTGTAGAGTATACTTTTTTTCCTACAATAGGATAGACACCCCAAACAAGTGTGAGTTTTCTTGAAGGTCTTTCAGAAGATGTCACAGCAATAACAGGCGAATTTTGACGAT
The Paenisporosarcina cavernae genome window above contains:
- a CDS encoding FxsA family protein yields the protein MKALLLAIIVLPALELALLMWVGSNVGIMQTLLIILLTGVLGAYFAKKQGLKAFRDIQLQFKRMEAPGDAVIDGLCVFAGGIMLLAPGLITDLFGFFLLFSPTRNMIKPLIYRWIKKKMKNGQIIVMRP